The Camelina sativa cultivar DH55 chromosome 14, Cs, whole genome shotgun sequence genome includes a window with the following:
- the LOC104742994 gene encoding uncharacterized protein LOC104742994, producing the protein MMLCASLRDRIQPWLRDYVRLQSLAVFLIYAQIGCALIGSLGALYNGVLLINLAIALFALVAIESNSQSLGRTYAVLLFCALLLDISWFILFTQEIWSISAETYGTFFIFSVKLTMAMEMIGFFVRLSSSLLWFQIYRLGASIVDTSLPRETDSDLRNSFLNPPTPAIARQCSGAEEILGGSIYDPAYYTSLFEESQTNLSSPKAAQVNHYSAGNNGSPSAGEASHFKSPMSRSLHSIDEEKGLKQPEEKTGMASI; encoded by the exons ATGATGCTTTGTGCTTCTTTACGAGATCGAATACAGCCTTGGCTTCGCGACTATGTTAGGCTCCAATCTCTCGCCGTCTTCCTTATTTACGCTCAG ATTGGGTGCGCTCTAATCGGATCATTAGGAGCATTATACAATGGAGTTTTGTTGATAAATTTGGCGATTGCGTTGTTTGCTCTTGTTGCAATCGAGAGCAATAGCCAAAGTCTCGGCCGCACCTACGCCGTTCTTCTTTTCTGCGCTCTTCTTCTTGACATCTCTTGGTTCATACTCTTCACCCAAGAGATTTG GAGCATTTCAGCTGAGACGTATGGAacctttttcatattttcagtGAAACTGACTATGGCCATGGAAATGATTGGCTTCTTTGTGAGGCTGTCTTCCTCTCTCTTATGGTTTCAGATTTATAGACTGGGGGCTTCTATCGTCGACACTTCACTTCCTCGTGAAACGGATTCGGATTTACGAAATAGCTTCTTGAATCCACCGACTCCTGCTATAGCTAGACAATGTTCTGGTGCTGAAGAAATCTTGGGTGGTTCTATCTACGATCCAGCCTACTACACCTCTCTATTTGAAGAGAGCCAAACCAATTTAAGTTCACCTAAGGCAGCACAG GTAAATCATTATTCAGCTGGGAACAATGGATCACCATCTGCTGGAGAAGCGTCTCATTTTAAGTCTCCCATGTCTAGATCCTTGCATTCAATTGAT GAAGAGAAGGGATTGAAGCAACCG GAAGAGAAGACGGGGATGGCTTCAATATGA
- the LOC104742993 gene encoding E3 ubiquitin-protein ligase RING1-like: MEEAVATRYWCHMCSQTVDPVMEAEIKCPFCHSGFVEEMADDDVHDDSSDARANNSLWAPILMELMTDPVRRRRNQSVESVEDTQNETGENNNNNTDLDSQLQEILRRRRRHSAAVLQLLQGIRAGLSLESESTGNGDHNNNTLDNNNPERVILINPFNQTITVQTSADRDSVPAGSLGDYFIGPGFEMLLQRLAENDPNRYGTPPAKKEAVEALSTVKIEETLQCSVCLDDFEIGTEAKLMPCKHKFHADCLLPWLELHSSCPVCRFQLPADEPKPDSATTTTSDNNGGSSASATSSSHGAGNSDGNRREEEEEEDGSEDNNDSGFSIPWPFSTLFSSSQDSNASTDSR; the protein is encoded by the coding sequence ATGGAAGAAGCAGTTGCTACGAGGTATTGGTGTCACATGTGTTCTCAAACCGTGGATCCAGTTATGGAAGCTGAGATCAAATGCCCCTTTTGTCATAGTGGGTTTGTTGAAGAGATGGCAGACGACGATGTTCACGACGATTCTTCTGATGCCAGAGCTAACAACTCTCTCTGGGCTCCTATCTTGATGGAACTCATGACTGATCCTGTGCGTCGCAGAAGGAACCAGAGTGTTGAGTCTGTCGAAGACACTCAAAACGAGACTggagagaacaacaacaacaacaccgaTTTGGATTCGCAGCTTCAAGAGATtcttaggagaaggagaagacatTCCGCTGCTGTTTTGCAGTTGCTTCAGGGGATACGAGCTGGCTTGTCACTCGAATCTGAGTCTACTGGTAATGGagatcataataataatactcttgATAATAACAATCCAGAACGGGTGATCTTGATCAATCCTTTCAATCAGACGATCACGGTTCAAACCTCTGCCGATAGGGATTCTGTGCCTGCTGGTTCTTTAGGTGACTATTTCATCGGTCCTGGATTCGAGATGTTGCTTCAGCGTCTAGCTGAGAATGATCCCAACAGATATGGAACACCTCCTGCTAAAAAAGAAGCTGTTGAGGCTTTGTCCACTGTGAAAATTGAAGAGACGCTGCAATGTTCGGTTTGTTTAGATGATTTTGAGATTGGTACTGAGGCGAAGCTCATGCCGTGTAAGCACAAGTTTCATGCTGACTGCTTGCTCCCATGGCTTGAGCTTCACAGTTCATGCCCTGTTTGTAGATTTCAGTTACCCGCAGATGAACCAAAGCCTgattcagcaacaacaacaacaagtgaTAACAATGGAGGCAGTAGTGCTTCTGCTACAAGCAGCAGCCATGGAGCTGGGAACAGCGATGGAAACcgccgagaagaagaagaggaggaggatgggAGCGAGGATAATAACGATAGCGGATTCTCTATCCCGTGGCCGTTTAGCACCTTGTTCTCCTCGTCCCAAGATAGCAATGCATCAACTGACTCGCGTTAA
- the LOC104742988 gene encoding 2-oxoisovalerate dehydrogenase subunit beta 1, mitochondrial, which translates to MAALLGRSCRKLGFLSSGHGARRSVSTETGKSLNLYSAINQALHIALDSDPRSFVFGEDVGFGGVFRCTTGLAERFGKNRVFNTPLCEQGIVGFGIGLAAMGNRAIVEIQFADYIYPAFDQIVNEAAKFRYRSGNQFNCGGLTIRAPYGAVGHGGHYHSQSPEAFFCHVPGIKVVIPRSPREAKGLLLSCIRDPNPVVFFEPKWLYRQAVEEVPEHDYMIPLSEAEVIREGNDITLVGWGAQLTIMEQACLEAEKEGISCELIDLKTLLPWDKETVEASVKKTGRLLISHEAPITGGFGAEISATILERCFLKLEAPVSRICGLDTPFPLVFEPFYMPTKNKILDAIKTTVNY; encoded by the exons ATGGCCGCTCTTTTAGGAAGATCTTGCCGGAAATTGGGTTTTCTGAGCTCAGGTCACGGAGCTAGGAGGAGTGTATCGACGGAAACTGGGAAATCGTTGAATCTATACTCTGCTATTAACCAAGCGCTTCACATCGCTTTGGACTCCGATCCTCG CTCTTTTGTGTTTGGGGAAGATGTTGGCTTTGGTGGAGTCTTCCGCTGCACAACAGGTTTAGCTGAACGATTCGGTAAAAACCGCGTCTTCAATACTCCTCTTTGCGAGCAG GGCATTGTTGGATTTGGCATTGGTCTTGCAGCAATG GGAAATCGAGCTATTGTTGAAATCCAGTTTGCGGATTATATATATCCTGCGTTTGATCAG ATTGTTAATGAAGCCGCAAAGTTCAGATACCGAAGTGGTAACCAATTCAACTGTGGAG GACTTACAATAAGAGCACCGTATGGAGCAGTTGGTCATGGTGGACATTACCATTCACAATCCCCTGAAGCTTTCTTTTGCCATGTTCCTGGTATTAAGGTTGTCATCCCTCGGAGTCCACGGGAAGCAAAGGGACTCTTGTTGTCATGCATCCGTGATCCAAATCCTGTTGTCTTCTTCGAACCAAAG TGGCTGTATCGTCAAGCAGTAGAAGAAGTCCCTGAGCATGACTATATGATACCTTTATCAGAAGCTGAG GTTATAAGAGAAGGGAATGACATAACACTTGTTGGATGGGGAGCTCAGCTTACCATTATGGAACAAGCTTGTCTAGAGGCGGAAAAG GAAGGAATATCATGTGAACTGATAGATCTCAAGACTCTACTGCCTTGGGACAAAGAAACTGTTGAGGCCTCGGTTAAAAAGACTGGCAGACTTCTT ATAAGCCATGAGGCTCCAATAACAGGAGGTTTTGGAGCAGAGATCTCTGCAACAATCCTTGAACGTTGTTTCTTGAAG TTAGAAGCTCCAGTAAGCAGAATTTGTGGTCTGGATACTCCGTTTCCACTTGTGTTTGAGCCATTCTACATGCCCACCAAGAACAAG ATATTGGACGCAATCAAAACAACTGTGAATTACTAG
- the LOC104742989 gene encoding TATA-box-binding protein 2-like has protein sequence MADQGMEGSQPVDLTKHPSGIVPTLQNIVSTVNLDCKLDLKAIALQARNAEYNPKRFAAVIMRIREPKTTALIFASGKMVCTGAKSEHLSKLAARKYARIVQKLGFPARFKDFKIQNIVGSCDVKFPIRLEGLSHSHSAFSSYEPELFPGLIYRMKQPKIVLLIFVSGKIVITGAKMREETYTAFENIYPVLTEFRKVQQ, from the exons ATGGCTGATCAAGGAATGGAAGGGAGCCAACCAGTTGACCTTACTAAGCATCCTTCTGGGATTGTTCCAACTCTTCA aaaTATTGTCTCAACAGTGAACTTAGACTGCAAGCTTGATCTTAAAGCCATTGCCTTGCAGGCGAGGAATGCTGAATACAATCCTAag CGTTTTGCTGCTGTAATTATGAGGATTAGAGAGCCAAAGACTACAGCGTTGATCTTTGCATCTGGGAAAATG GTGTGTACCGGAGCTAAAAGTGAACATCTTTCAAAGCTGGCTGCAAGAAAG TATGCTCGGATTGTTCAGAAGCTTGGCTTTCCTGCAAGGTTTAAG GATTTCAAGATACAGAACATTGTAGGCTCATGTGACGTCAAATTCCCGATTAGGCTTGAAGGTCTTTCACACTCTCATAGTGCTTTCTCAAGT TATGAGCCTGAGCTATTTCCAGGATTGATATATAGGATGAAACAACCAAAGATTGTTCTGCTTATTTTTGTGTCCGGAAAGATTGTTATAACTGGAGCCAAG ATGAGAGAAGAGACTTACACTGCATTTGAGAATATCTACCCAGTTCTGACAGAGTTCCGGAAAGTCCAGCAATAA